From a region of the Zingiber officinale cultivar Zhangliang chromosome 4B, Zo_v1.1, whole genome shotgun sequence genome:
- the LOC121978067 gene encoding vegetative cell wall protein gp1-like has product MTAFTIPRPSRSPRASSAPRPTSSARPRAAPASRPASSTRSQASPTSWPASSTHPRTTPTSRPASSVPLRQDIPSPLTSGPGRGRGRRSANVTYASPAFREASQVDSRARSVNDRSSRDTPSSSRRRSRLPSEDSDSDDQPLAHRVRRRTTTPRQDLGPSPVPHPSPPVAITTPITSQADTPPAPPEVPAELPLAQPSFSQPPAPPEVSAEPPLAQPSFSQPPAPPEVLAEPPLAQPSFSQQHCSTEADPSHHPSPNTSPQEPSHVPPSAPSGSTIGPSQPPPPAHHHYHTTTPFKTRLRSRQDVPTSTLIMKGHLAPLWEESMHQMELLPPPAQMDRFSELYIKACEESLIINQSFHATHYQNKVLRAG; this is encoded by the exons ATGACTGCCTTCACCATTCCCCGACCCAGTCGTTCCCCAAGGGCCTCGTCTGCTCCTCGACCTACCTCTTCTGCTCGCCCCAGGGCCGCACCGGCTTCCCGACCTGCCTCCTCTACGCGCTCCCAGGCCTCGCCTACTTCCTGGCCTGCCTCCTCTACTCATCCCCGAACCACGCCTACTTCCCGACCTGCATCATCTGTTCCTCTCCGACAGGACATTCCTTCCCCCCTTACTTCTGGCCCTGGTCGTGGACGTGGTCGAAGATCAGCCAATGTAACTTACGCCAGCCCTGCCTTCAGAGAAGCATCTCAGGTGGATAGTCGGGCACGTTCTGTAAATGACCGCTCAAGTCGGGAtacaccttcttcttctcggcgCAGGTCTCGGCTACCTTCTGAGGATTCTGATTCGGACGATCAGCCTTTGGCTCACAGAGTTCGCCGAAGAACTACCACTCCTAGACAAGACTTGGGCCCTTCTCCTGTTCCTCATCCTTCGCCTCCTGTTGCAATCACCACTCCTATCACGAGCCAGGCAGATACTCCTCCTGCTCCTCCTGAGGTTCCGGCCGAGCTACCACTAGCTCAACCTTCATTCTCACAGCCTCCTGCTCCTCCTGAGGTCTCGGCTGAGCCACCACTAGCTCAACCATCATTCTCACAACCTCCTGCTCCTCCTGAGGTCCTGGCCGAGCCACCACTGGCTCAACCTTCATTCTCACAACAGCACTGTAGCACCGAAGCAGACCCCTCACATCACCCTTCACCAAATACCTCACCTCAAGAGCCTTCCCATGTGCCCCCTTCAGCTCCCTCTGGCTCAACTATTGGTCCTTCACAGCCACCACCACCTGCTCATCACCATTACCATACCACTACCCCTTTTAAGACTAGGTTAAGGTCAAGGCAAGACGTTCCCACCAGCACCTTGATAATGAAAGGTCATTTAGCCCCTTTATGGGAAGAAAGTATGCACCAGATGGAACTCTTGCCGCCACCTGCCCAAATGGATAGATTCTCAGAGCTGTATATCAAG GCTTGTGAAGAGTCCTTGATAATAAATCAATCCTTTCATGCCACTCATTACCAGAATAAAGTGCTGCGGGCAGGGTAA